In Thermococcus stetteri, the following proteins share a genomic window:
- the fbp gene encoding fructose-1,6-bisphosphate aldolase/phosphatase — protein MAVGEKITISVIKADIGGWPGHSRVHPQLVETAEEILSKAVEEGTIIDFYVATCGDDLQLIMTHKKGVDSPDIHGLAWKAFEEATKVAKELGLYGAGQDLLKDAFSGNVRGMGPGVAEMEITLRKSEPVITFHMDKTEPGAFNLPIFRMFADPFNTAGLVIDPKMHMGFRFEVWDILEHKRVILNTPEELYDLLALIGAKSRYVIKRVYPKPGHPIPENEPVAVVSTEKLYEVAGEYVGKDDPVAIVRAQSGLPALGEVLEPFAFPHLVSGWMRGSHNGPIMPVPMHQANPTRFDGPPRVVALGWQISPEGKLVGPVDLFDDPAFDYARQKALEITDYMRRHGPFEPHRLPLEEMEYTTLPGVLKRLTDRFEPIE, from the coding sequence ATGGCGGTTGGGGAGAAGATTACCATTAGCGTTATCAAAGCAGATATAGGGGGCTGGCCAGGTCACTCGAGGGTCCACCCCCAGCTCGTGGAGACCGCAGAGGAGATACTCTCAAAGGCCGTTGAGGAAGGAACAATAATAGACTTCTACGTGGCAACGTGCGGAGACGACCTCCAGCTCATCATGACCCACAAGAAGGGCGTTGACAGCCCAGATATACACGGCCTCGCCTGGAAGGCCTTTGAGGAGGCCACGAAAGTGGCAAAGGAGCTCGGCCTCTACGGAGCCGGCCAGGACCTCCTCAAGGATGCCTTCAGCGGCAACGTCCGCGGAATGGGGCCCGGTGTTGCAGAGATGGAGATAACCCTCAGGAAGAGCGAGCCCGTGATTACCTTCCACATGGACAAGACCGAGCCAGGAGCCTTTAACCTCCCGATATTCAGGATGTTCGCCGACCCGTTCAACACCGCCGGCCTCGTCATCGACCCGAAGATGCACATGGGCTTCCGCTTTGAGGTCTGGGACATCCTCGAGCACAAGAGGGTCATCCTCAACACACCCGAAGAGCTCTACGACCTCCTGGCCCTAATAGGTGCAAAGAGCCGCTACGTCATCAAGAGGGTCTATCCGAAGCCAGGGCACCCAATCCCGGAGAACGAGCCGGTCGCTGTTGTCAGCACCGAGAAGCTCTACGAGGTCGCCGGAGAGTACGTCGGAAAAGACGACCCCGTTGCCATTGTCAGGGCCCAGAGCGGACTTCCGGCCCTCGGTGAAGTCCTCGAGCCCTTCGCCTTCCCGCACCTCGTCAGCGGCTGGATGCGTGGAAGCCACAACGGTCCGATAATGCCGGTTCCGATGCACCAGGCTAACCCAACCAGGTTCGACGGCCCGCCGAGGGTTGTTGCGCTCGGCTGGCAGATAAGCCCAGAAGGAAAGCTCGTCGGCCCTGTTGACCTCTTCGATGACCCGGCCTTCGACTACGCCCGCCAGAAGGCCCTTGAGATCACCGATTACATGCGCAGGCACGGACCCTTCGAGCCGCACAGGCTCCCGCTTGAGGAGATGGAGTACACCACACTTCCGGGAGTACTCAAGAGGCTCACCGACAGGTTCGAGCCCATCGAGTGA
- the gor gene encoding glyceraldehyde-3-phosphate:ferredoxin oxidoreductase: protein MKFTVLHLKLDERKVESEEFEKEGVYGIIDYGLELHEKLETHSIDPYDPKNVMVMGMGPFSGSILPGAHRLMFFFRSPLYGTLFPSAMGGAAYSFKNVGVDFVTFEDKAEKPVVVILYNDGSNINVELHEIELEKLIEIWRDYKGEEGVYALTQYLIDTFGERFDFEYRIAVVGPAALNTNYGAIFSQTLRKGKRVVGSEDWAARGGSGSVLLRAHNVVGIIFGGKPRKREFPGEDISSFRTAKEIVEGVHKKPYNDIIAEKTVKYKYNPKLKTGGTFGGNYPAEGDFVPILNWQMPYIPKEERIKIHEAIMKHYWEPFNKEAIETKNWTNCGEPCPVVCKKYANGHHIEYEPREANGPLSGVITLRASDISVPTVDAMGFDAIEFGGTAAWVLELVHRGILKPEEVGLSDKPDFTKEVLLERPVETSEKNAKLVAELAHRVAFGENEIAKIIGLGKRKASVILDEKFKDRLKYGESFKDYAVFTPLGENGEMTPTMYWAIGNYIPLPIQGRYWTFYQFGVFLEPEELAQKIIASALWEFWYDNVGWCRFHRGWMKPVLKALFMEAYGENVDMEEHAKKQIKRLIEFARKAGYAPVFWDSMRVIDLVAKGSEEFGNEKWAEKFRIDKVGTAREYLEKVLDAYSEILGVEWRL, encoded by the coding sequence ATGAAGTTCACGGTGCTTCATCTAAAGCTCGATGAGAGAAAAGTGGAAAGTGAAGAGTTCGAGAAGGAAGGGGTCTACGGCATCATAGACTACGGTCTCGAACTCCATGAGAAGCTCGAAACGCACTCAATAGACCCGTATGATCCAAAGAACGTCATGGTAATGGGGATGGGACCGTTCTCAGGCTCCATCCTTCCAGGAGCACACAGGCTGATGTTCTTCTTCCGCTCACCGCTCTACGGAACGCTCTTCCCGTCTGCGATGGGCGGTGCCGCCTACTCCTTCAAGAACGTCGGCGTTGACTTCGTCACCTTTGAGGACAAGGCGGAGAAGCCAGTTGTGGTCATCCTCTACAACGACGGTTCCAACATCAACGTCGAGCTCCACGAGATAGAGCTTGAGAAGCTAATTGAGATATGGAGAGATTACAAGGGCGAGGAGGGCGTCTATGCACTCACTCAGTACCTTATAGACACCTTCGGCGAGAGGTTTGACTTCGAATACCGCATTGCCGTCGTGGGCCCAGCGGCTCTCAACACCAACTACGGGGCGATATTCTCCCAGACCCTGAGGAAGGGCAAGCGCGTCGTCGGAAGCGAGGACTGGGCGGCAAGGGGCGGCTCAGGCTCGGTTCTCCTTAGAGCGCACAACGTCGTTGGCATAATATTCGGCGGAAAGCCGAGGAAGAGAGAATTCCCGGGCGAGGACATCTCATCGTTCAGGACTGCAAAGGAGATAGTTGAGGGCGTCCACAAGAAGCCCTACAACGACATCATAGCCGAGAAAACCGTCAAGTACAAGTACAACCCCAAGCTCAAAACGGGTGGAACCTTCGGAGGAAACTACCCGGCCGAGGGCGACTTCGTCCCGATCCTCAACTGGCAGATGCCCTACATCCCGAAAGAAGAGAGAATCAAGATCCACGAGGCCATAATGAAGCACTACTGGGAGCCCTTCAACAAGGAAGCGATAGAGACCAAGAACTGGACGAACTGCGGTGAACCGTGCCCGGTCGTGTGCAAGAAGTACGCCAACGGCCACCACATCGAGTACGAGCCGAGGGAAGCCAACGGCCCGCTCAGCGGCGTTATAACCCTCAGAGCAAGCGACATAAGCGTTCCGACCGTTGATGCAATGGGCTTCGACGCCATAGAGTTCGGCGGAACCGCGGCATGGGTTCTCGAGCTCGTCCACCGCGGGATACTCAAGCCCGAGGAAGTCGGACTCAGCGACAAGCCAGACTTCACGAAAGAGGTCCTCCTTGAGAGGCCCGTCGAGACCAGCGAGAAGAACGCGAAGCTCGTCGCCGAGCTGGCCCACAGGGTAGCCTTTGGAGAGAACGAGATAGCGAAGATCATCGGCCTCGGAAAGAGAAAAGCCAGCGTAATCCTCGACGAGAAGTTCAAGGACAGGCTCAAGTACGGCGAGAGCTTCAAGGACTATGCGGTATTTACTCCGCTCGGCGAGAACGGGGAGATGACGCCGACGATGTATTGGGCAATCGGGAACTACATCCCGCTCCCAATACAGGGAAGATACTGGACGTTCTACCAGTTCGGGGTCTTCCTCGAGCCTGAGGAACTGGCCCAGAAGATAATTGCCTCTGCGCTCTGGGAGTTCTGGTACGACAACGTCGGCTGGTGCCGCTTCCACCGCGGCTGGATGAAGCCGGTCCTCAAGGCCCTCTTCATGGAGGCCTACGGCGAGAACGTTGACATGGAGGAGCACGCTAAGAAGCAGATAAAGAGGCTCATTGAGTTTGCGAGAAAGGCCGGCTATGCTCCGGTGTTCTGGGACAGCATGCGCGTCATTGACCTCGTTGCCAAGGGAAGCGAGGAGTTCGGCAACGAGAAGTGGGCAGAGAAGTTCAGAATTGACAAAGTCGGAACTGCCAGGGAGTATCTTGAGAAGGTTCTCGATGCCTACAGCGAGATTCTTGGGGTCGAGTGGAGGCTTTAA